The Candidatus Beckwithbacteria bacterium genome includes a region encoding these proteins:
- a CDS encoding IS200/IS605 family transposase, with protein FWADGYFAETIGKTNYLQIKKYIKDNKEIMPEKD; from the coding sequence TTTTTGGGCTGATGGCTACTTTGCTGAAACCATAGGTAAAACCAATTACTTACAAATAAAAAAGTACATTAAAGACAATAAAGAAATTATGCCAGAGAAGGATTAA